One window from the genome of Serinibacter salmoneus encodes:
- a CDS encoding response regulator transcription factor, giving the protein MSQIVIVEDSERIAAFVAKGLRAAGYQPTVVGTAAEAVEAGLGGAFDLMILDLGLPDGDGMEVARTLRRHGSSIAIIMLTARDSVTDTVAGLEGGADDYMAKPFRFEELLARVRLRLRSSAVSESDAVIRWGDIALDMRSRRARVGDREVELSAREFALAEVFLRHPGQVLSREQLLSRVWGYDFDPGSNVVDVYVRYLRRKLGTELITTVRGMGYRCG; this is encoded by the coding sequence GTGAGCCAGATCGTGATCGTGGAGGACTCCGAGCGCATCGCGGCGTTCGTGGCGAAGGGCCTACGCGCCGCCGGGTACCAGCCGACCGTGGTGGGCACGGCCGCCGAGGCGGTCGAGGCGGGACTCGGCGGCGCCTTCGACCTGATGATCCTGGACCTCGGCCTGCCCGACGGCGACGGCATGGAGGTGGCGCGGACGCTGCGCCGCCACGGGAGCTCGATCGCCATCATCATGCTGACGGCCCGCGACTCGGTGACCGACACCGTGGCGGGCCTGGAGGGTGGCGCCGACGACTACATGGCCAAGCCGTTCCGGTTCGAGGAACTCCTCGCACGGGTACGACTGCGATTGCGTTCGTCCGCCGTCAGCGAGAGCGATGCCGTCATCCGATGGGGGGACATCGCCCTCGACATGCGCTCCCGCCGGGCGCGGGTCGGGGACCGCGAGGTGGAACTCTCCGCCCGCGAGTTCGCCCTCGCCGAGGTGTTCCTGCGCCATCCCGGGCAGGTCCTCAGCAGGGAGCAACTGCTCTCCCGGGTCTGGGGATACGACTTCGACCCCGGTTCCAACGTGGTCGATGTGTACGTCCGGTACTTGCGACGCAAGCTCGGTACGGAACTCATCACCACCGTGCGAGGGATGGGCTACCGCTGCGGCTGA
- a CDS encoding sensor histidine kinase — translation MTTAPDADPEPGTARRRWWGSLRARIVLATTGLTALALICAGAVLYLLERERLETQIDDSLERTVAEVRALAETEIDPRTQAPYASAQDLLYQALQRFVPSANEGAFTIDSTGVLQYAELNALTPQEDIGLIDAIGEPWESGRVVLASAHTPVTTYRYVTVPIQVGTGPPAALVVAFDAQAELRSLTTTLRIYGAVALAAILLIAAVSWTIAGRILRPVALVSRTAREVSSGDLTRRVPVVGSDDLADLTRTVNAMLARLEGTLEAQRRFMYDVGHELRTPLTVVRGHLELMDAGDVADATATRELALDELDRMNRLVDDLATIARAERPDFVRAQPTDVAELLDTVLAKARGLGPRRWRLDALAEGTALLDRERVTQALLQLASNAVRYSAPDTHVAIGSAWEGAALRLWVRDEGIGIPPQEHDRVFDRFVSGRGAPADSTGLGLAIVASIASGHGGDVHLDSAPGLGTRVTITLPSAAIVDGAGSSGDRAAGRAAPTQEEE, via the coding sequence GTGACCACCGCACCGGACGCGGATCCCGAGCCGGGCACGGCACGCCGCCGATGGTGGGGCTCCCTGCGGGCCCGGATCGTGCTGGCGACGACCGGACTGACCGCGCTCGCCCTGATCTGCGCCGGCGCGGTCCTCTACCTCCTGGAACGGGAGCGACTGGAGACCCAGATCGACGACTCCCTCGAACGCACCGTCGCCGAGGTGCGCGCACTTGCCGAGACCGAGATCGATCCCCGCACGCAGGCGCCCTACGCCTCAGCCCAGGATCTGCTGTATCAGGCCCTGCAACGTTTCGTACCGAGCGCGAACGAGGGTGCCTTCACCATCGACTCCACCGGGGTACTGCAGTACGCCGAACTGAACGCCCTGACGCCGCAGGAGGACATCGGACTCATCGACGCGATCGGCGAGCCGTGGGAGTCGGGCCGGGTGGTCCTGGCCAGCGCCCACACCCCCGTGACCACCTACCGCTACGTCACGGTGCCCATCCAGGTCGGCACGGGCCCGCCGGCCGCCCTGGTGGTGGCCTTCGATGCACAGGCCGAACTCAGGTCGTTGACGACCACCCTGCGCATCTACGGCGCCGTGGCCCTGGCCGCGATCCTCCTCATCGCCGCGGTGAGCTGGACGATCGCCGGGCGGATCCTGCGCCCAGTCGCGCTGGTCAGTCGCACAGCGCGGGAGGTGAGTTCCGGCGACCTGACCCGTCGCGTGCCGGTGGTGGGCAGCGACGACCTGGCTGACCTCACCCGGACCGTCAACGCCATGCTCGCCCGCTTGGAGGGCACGCTCGAGGCCCAACGGCGGTTCATGTACGACGTCGGGCACGAACTGCGTACCCCGCTCACCGTTGTCCGCGGTCACCTGGAGCTGATGGACGCCGGCGATGTGGCCGACGCCACCGCCACGCGCGAACTGGCCCTGGACGAACTCGATCGGATGAACCGGCTGGTGGACGACCTCGCGACGATCGCCCGGGCGGAGCGTCCGGACTTCGTGCGAGCGCAGCCGACCGACGTCGCCGAACTGCTCGACACCGTGCTCGCCAAGGCACGGGGACTCGGGCCCCGCCGCTGGCGGCTGGATGCCCTGGCCGAGGGGACGGCGCTCCTGGACCGCGAGCGGGTGACCCAGGCACTCCTGCAACTCGCCTCCAACGCCGTGCGCTATTCGGCACCGGACACGCACGTGGCCATCGGTTCCGCCTGGGAGGGAGCCGCGCTGCGGCTGTGGGTCCGTGACGAGGGCATCGGGATCCCCCCTCAGGAACACGACCGGGTCTTCGATCGCTTCGTCTCGGGGCGCGGGGCGCCCGCGGACTCCACGGGCCTCGGCCTTGCCATCGTCGCCTCGATCGCGTCCGGGCACGGCGGTGACGTGCACCTAGACAGCGCGCCGGGTCTCGGGACACGCGTCACGATCACGCTGCCGAGCGCGGCGATCGTGGACGGTGCGGGGAGCAGTGGCGACCGTGCGGCGGGCCGGGCGGCCCCCACACAGGAGGAGGAGTAG
- a CDS encoding pyridoxal phosphate-dependent aminotransferase, with product MSTPSTDPQPTPRRVSARLGAIAESATLAVDAKAKALRAAGRPVIGFGAGEPDFPTPPHVVEAAAAACLDPANHRYSPAAGLPALREAIAQATLRDNGYEIDPTSVLVTNGGKQAVFQAFAAVVDPGDEVLLPAPYWTTYPEAIRLAGGVPVEVFAGIEASYLVSVDQLEAARTPRTRALLLNSPSNPTGAVYSPEQIAAIGAWALRHGIWVITDDIYQHLTYDDAVFTPVLQAVPDLAETTIVLNGVAKTYAMTGWRVGWMQGPKDVIKAATNFQSHLTSNVANVSQRAAIAALAGGMDAVEEMKVALDRRRRAMVASLDAIDGVDCPTPLGAFYAYPDVRGVLGRTIRGTTPTTSAQLASLILAEAEVAVVPGEAFGPSGYLRLSYALGDADLAEGVGRIAALLGEAS from the coding sequence GTGAGTACGCCATCGACGGACCCTCAGCCCACCCCCCGCCGCGTCTCGGCCCGGCTCGGCGCGATCGCCGAGTCCGCCACCCTCGCTGTGGACGCCAAGGCCAAGGCGCTGCGCGCGGCAGGCCGGCCGGTGATCGGTTTCGGGGCGGGCGAACCGGACTTCCCCACGCCACCGCACGTGGTGGAGGCCGCGGCGGCAGCGTGCCTCGACCCTGCCAACCACCGCTACTCCCCCGCCGCCGGCCTTCCCGCCCTGCGCGAGGCGATTGCCCAGGCCACGCTGCGGGACAACGGCTACGAGATCGACCCGACCTCGGTGCTGGTGACGAACGGCGGCAAGCAGGCGGTCTTCCAGGCCTTCGCCGCCGTGGTCGATCCCGGCGACGAGGTGCTGCTGCCCGCCCCCTACTGGACCACCTATCCCGAGGCCATCCGGCTGGCCGGCGGCGTGCCCGTGGAGGTGTTCGCCGGCATCGAGGCCAGCTATCTGGTGAGCGTGGACCAGCTCGAGGCGGCCCGGACCCCGCGGACCCGCGCGCTGCTGCTGAACTCCCCCTCCAACCCCACGGGGGCGGTCTACTCACCGGAGCAGATCGCGGCGATCGGTGCCTGGGCACTGCGGCACGGCATCTGGGTGATCACCGATGACATCTACCAGCACCTGACCTACGACGACGCCGTCTTCACCCCGGTGCTGCAGGCGGTGCCGGACCTCGCCGAGACCACGATCGTGTTGAACGGCGTGGCGAAGACCTACGCGATGACCGGGTGGCGCGTGGGGTGGATGCAGGGACCGAAGGACGTCATCAAGGCCGCCACCAACTTCCAGTCGCACCTGACCTCGAACGTCGCCAACGTCTCCCAGCGGGCGGCGATCGCGGCCCTGGCCGGCGGCATGGACGCGGTGGAGGAGATGAAGGTGGCCCTCGACCGGCGACGGCGCGCGATGGTGGCCTCGCTCGACGCCATCGACGGCGTCGACTGCCCGACCCCCCTCGGCGCGTTCTACGCCTACCCGGATGTGCGCGGGGTGCTGGGTCGCACGATCCGCGGGACCACGCCGACCACCTCGGCGCAGCTCGCCTCCCTCATCCTGGCCGAGGCCGAGGTCGCGGTCGTGCCCGGGGAGGCGTTCGGCCCGAGCGGCTACCTCCGCCTCTCCTATGCGCTGGGTGATGCGGACCTGGCGGAGGGTGTGGGGCGCATCGCGGCGCTGCTCGGCGAGGCCTCCTGA
- the secE gene encoding preprotein translocase subunit SecE, with protein sequence MSESTATGASKAPQQRAGLFARIALFIRQVVAELRKVVTPTRSELVNYTIVVIVFVLIVMAFVFGLDFVFGRLVLWAFGQ encoded by the coding sequence ATGAGCGAGTCCACCGCGACCGGCGCGAGCAAGGCGCCGCAGCAGCGCGCCGGACTGTTTGCGCGCATCGCCCTGTTCATCCGCCAGGTCGTGGCCGAACTGCGCAAGGTCGTCACGCCCACGCGGTCGGAGCTGGTGAACTACACGATCGTCGTCATCGTGTTCGTGCTGATCGTGATGGCGTTCGTGTTCGGACTCGACTTCGTGTTCGGCCGCCTCGTGCTGTGGGCGTTCGGGCAGTAG
- the nusG gene encoding transcription termination/antitermination protein NusG has protein sequence MPAERSRAEFHARFSTESRSDVSETTESQPVEDGGAAVDPVEEFRRELRAMPGDWYVIHSYAGYENRVKSNLQTRITTLNMEEEIFQIEVPMEEVVEVKANAQQKVVKRVRIPGYVLVRMDLTDESWGVVRHTPGVTGFVGHTHQPVPLTPDEVISMLAPTLEKQAPASGGAATGAESGSQGSAREIEVDFEVGESITVTDGPFEGMPATISEIEAESAKLKVLVSIFGRDTPVELGFGQVAKL, from the coding sequence GTGCCGGCTGAACGCAGCCGAGCCGAGTTTCACGCGAGGTTCTCAACAGAAAGCAGGTCGGACGTGTCCGAGACCACCGAGTCGCAGCCCGTCGAGGACGGCGGCGCCGCCGTCGACCCCGTCGAGGAGTTCCGGCGCGAACTGCGCGCGATGCCCGGCGACTGGTACGTCATCCACTCCTACGCCGGCTACGAGAACCGCGTGAAGTCCAACCTCCAGACCCGCATCACCACCTTGAACATGGAAGAGGAGATCTTCCAGATCGAGGTGCCGATGGAGGAGGTCGTGGAGGTCAAGGCGAACGCCCAGCAGAAGGTCGTCAAGCGCGTTCGCATCCCCGGGTACGTCCTGGTGCGGATGGACCTCACCGACGAGTCGTGGGGTGTGGTGCGCCACACCCCCGGCGTGACCGGGTTCGTGGGGCACACCCACCAGCCCGTCCCGCTCACGCCGGACGAGGTCATCTCGATGCTCGCGCCCACGCTGGAGAAGCAGGCGCCGGCGAGCGGCGGTGCGGCCACGGGCGCCGAGTCGGGTTCCCAGGGCTCCGCCCGCGAGATCGAGGTGGACTTCGAGGTCGGCGAGTCGATCACGGTCACCGACGGTCCCTTCGAGGGAATGCCTGCCACGATCTCCGAGATCGAGGCGGAGTCCGCGAAGCTCAAGGTTCTCGTGTCCATCTTCGGCCGGGACACCCCGGTCGAGCTCGGGTTCGGCCAGGTCGCCAAGCTCTGA
- the rplK gene encoding 50S ribosomal protein L11, with protein MPPKKKVSGLIKLQIQAGAANPAPPIGPALGQHGVNIMEFCKAYNAATESQRGNVVPVEITVYEDRSFTFVLKTPPAAELIKKAAGVAKGSATPHTAKVANLSREQVREIATTKLADLNANDLEAAEKIIAGTARSMGITVSE; from the coding sequence ATGCCTCCCAAGAAGAAGGTCTCTGGCCTCATCAAGCTCCAGATCCAGGCCGGTGCGGCCAACCCCGCGCCGCCGATCGGCCCCGCGCTCGGTCAGCACGGCGTCAACATCATGGAGTTCTGCAAGGCCTACAACGCCGCCACCGAGTCGCAGCGCGGCAACGTGGTGCCGGTGGAGATCACGGTCTACGAGGACCGCTCCTTCACCTTCGTCCTGAAGACCCCGCCGGCCGCTGAGCTCATCAAGAAGGCCGCCGGTGTGGCCAAGGGTTCCGCGACCCCGCACACCGCCAAGGTCGCCAACCTCTCGCGCGAGCAGGTGCGGGAGATCGCCACCACGAAGCTGGCGGACCTCAACGCCAACGACCTCGAGGCCGCCGAGAAGATCATCGCCGGCACCGCTCGGTCGATGGGGATCACGGTCTCGGAGTAA
- the rplA gene encoding 50S ribosomal protein L1: MATHGKNYRKAAERIDRTALYAPATAIRLAKETASTGFDQTVEVAFRLGVDPRKADQMVRGTVSLPNGTGKTARVLVFAVGERAQQALDAGADEVGGDELIEKVAAGYTDFDSAIATPDLMGKVGRLGRVLGPRGLMPNPRTGTVTMDVAKAVGEIKGGRIDFRVDKNGNLHAIIGKASFTVEKLAENYAALFEELQRLKPASSKGRYLIKGTVSTTMGPGVPLDVARTRNLTSEDAA; encoded by the coding sequence ATGGCCACGCACGGCAAGAACTACCGCAAGGCGGCGGAGCGGATCGACCGCACCGCCCTCTACGCTCCCGCGACGGCGATCCGCCTCGCCAAGGAGACAGCGTCCACCGGTTTCGACCAGACGGTCGAGGTCGCTTTCCGCCTCGGTGTCGACCCCCGCAAGGCGGACCAGATGGTCCGCGGAACCGTCAGCCTGCCCAACGGCACCGGTAAGACCGCCCGCGTGCTCGTGTTCGCCGTCGGTGAGCGGGCGCAGCAGGCCCTGGACGCGGGCGCTGACGAGGTCGGCGGCGACGAGCTGATCGAGAAGGTCGCGGCGGGTTACACCGACTTCGACTCCGCGATCGCCACGCCTGACCTGATGGGCAAGGTGGGTCGTCTCGGTCGCGTGCTCGGTCCGCGCGGCCTGATGCCGAACCCGCGCACCGGCACCGTCACCATGGACGTCGCCAAGGCCGTCGGGGAGATCAAGGGCGGCCGGATCGACTTCCGAGTCGACAAGAACGGCAACCTGCACGCCATCATCGGCAAGGCCTCGTTCACGGTGGAGAAGCTCGCCGAGAACTACGCCGCGCTGTTCGAGGAGCTGCAGCGACTCAAGCCCGCCTCCTCCAAGGGCCGTTACCTGATCAAGGGCACCGTCTCCACCACGATGGGCCCCGGTGTGCCGCTGGACGTGGCGCGCACCCGCAACCTCACCAGCGAGGACGCCGCCTGA
- the rplJ gene encoding 50S ribosomal protein L10 has protein sequence MARPDKAAAVAELTELFRDSSAVVLTEYRGLTVAQLQELRRALGADTHYAVAKNTLTAIAAREVGYTEFADKLAGPSAIAFVTGDPVNAAKGLRDFAKANPALVLKAGVLEGKELAPADLEGLADLESREVLLAKAAGAMKAKLSQAAALFNAPASKTVRTIEALREKQADAA, from the coding sequence ATGGCGAGGCCGGACAAGGCCGCAGCAGTCGCTGAGCTCACTGAGCTCTTCCGCGACTCCAGCGCCGTCGTCCTCACGGAGTACCGCGGCCTGACGGTCGCACAGCTCCAGGAGCTTCGACGCGCCCTGGGCGCCGACACGCACTACGCCGTGGCGAAGAACACGCTGACCGCGATCGCGGCGCGCGAGGTCGGGTACACCGAGTTCGCGGACAAGCTGGCGGGTCCCTCCGCCATCGCGTTCGTGACGGGTGACCCCGTCAACGCCGCCAAGGGTCTGCGCGACTTCGCCAAGGCCAACCCCGCACTGGTCCTCAAGGCCGGTGTGCTCGAAGGCAAGGAGCTCGCTCCTGCCGATCTCGAAGGACTCGCCGACCTGGAGTCGCGCGAGGTCCTGCTGGCGAAGGCTGCCGGCGCGATGAAGGCCAAGCTCAGCCAGGCGGCTGCGCTCTTCAACGCTCCCGCGTCCAAGACCGTCCGCACCATCGAGGCCCTTCGCGAGAAGCAGGCCGACGCCGCCTGA
- the rplL gene encoding 50S ribosomal protein L7/L12, with translation MAKLTNDELIEAFKELTLIELSDFVKKFEEVFEVTAAAPAAVAVAAPGAGGGAEEAAEEKTEFDVILEEIGSGKIAVIKEVRAITGLGLKEAKDLVDGAPKPVLEGATKEAADKAKEALEGAGAKVTVK, from the coding sequence ATGGCGAAGCTCACCAACGACGAGCTCATCGAGGCTTTCAAGGAGCTCACCCTCATCGAGCTGTCGGACTTCGTGAAGAAGTTCGAGGAGGTCTTCGAGGTCACCGCTGCTGCTCCGGCCGCCGTGGCCGTGGCCGCCCCGGGTGCCGGTGGCGGCGCCGAGGAGGCCGCTGAGGAGAAGACCGAGTTCGACGTCATCCTCGAGGAGATCGGCTCCGGCAAGATCGCCGTCATCAAGGAGGTGCGCGCCATCACGGGTCTCGGCCTGAAGGAGGCGAAGGACCTCGTGGACGGCGCTCCGAAGCCGGTGCTCGAGGGCGCCACCAAGGAGGCCGCGGACAAGGCCAAGGAGGCACTCGAGGGCGCCGGCGCCAAGGTCACCGTCAAGTGA
- the rpoB gene encoding DNA-directed RNA polymerase subunit beta, with amino-acid sequence MAASSNPSIADAIANRTASRRVTFAKISEPLQAPDLLGLQVDSFDWLLGNERWRARVEDATKHKQQVPATSGLEEIFAEISPIEDLGGSMSLSFRDHRFEPPKFTAEECKEKDFTYSAPLFVTAEFVNYTTGEIKSQTVFMGDFPLMTDRGTFVINGTERVVVSQLVRSPGVYFERVADKTSDKDVFTTKVIPSRGAWLEFEIDKRDAVGVRIDRKRKQSITVFLKALGMTESEIREEFADFPVVLETLEKDAPSTQDEALLDIYRKIRPGEPPTVEAGQALLENFYFNPKRYDLAKVGRYKLNKKLGRHAELAESVLSLADIVASVKYLAALHQGQTSYALGDGEDEVRVETDDIDHFGNRRIRAVGELIQNQVRTGLSRMERVVRERMTTQDVEAITPQTLINIRPVVASIKEFFGTSQLSQFMDQNNPLAGLTHKRRLSALGPGGLSRDRASMEVRDVHPSHYGRMCPIETPEGPNIGLIGSLATYARINPFGFVETPYRKVVDGLVTDEVVYLTADDEDRHVIAQANAPLTEDFHFADERVLVRAGGEEAVLAPAGDVDFMDVSPRQMVSVATAMIPFLEHDDANRALMGANMQRQAVPLVRSEAPFVGTGMERRAAVDAGDVIVATKPGVVTEVSADAIVVEQDDATTFTYRVAKFQRSNQGTSYNQRVLVDEGQRVEVGSVLADGPATDEGELALGRNLLVGFMSWEGHNYEDAIILSQRLVSEDVLSSIHIEEHEVDARDTKLGPEEITRDIPNVSDEVLADLDERGIVRIGAEVGAGDVLVGKVTPKGETELTPEERLLRAIFGEKAREVRDTSLKVPHGESGTVIGVREFNREDGDELPPGVNQLVRVYVAQRRKITDGDKLAGRHGNKGVISKILPVEDMPFLEDGTPLDVVLNPLGVPGRMNVGQVLETHLGWVSKQGWDAGIEQAKTGIRPAWAANLPDSVLKAEPGTPVATPVFDGVSEDELAGLLDSTLINRDGVRMINHTGKARLFDGRSGEPFPDPISVGYMYILKLHHLVDDKIHARSTGPYSMITQQPLGGKAQFGGQRFGEMEVWALEAYGAAYALQELLTIKSDDVPGRVKVYEAIVKGENIPEPGIPESFKVLIKEMQSLCLNVEVLSADGTLIEMRDTDEEVYRAAEELGIDLSRRPDASSVDEI; translated from the coding sequence TTGGCTGCCTCGAGCAACCCTTCGATCGCTGACGCCATCGCCAACCGAACTGCCTCGCGAAGGGTTACCTTCGCCAAGATCTCCGAGCCGCTGCAGGCCCCAGACCTGCTCGGCCTCCAGGTCGATTCCTTCGACTGGCTCCTCGGCAACGAGCGCTGGCGCGCTCGTGTGGAGGACGCTACCAAGCACAAGCAGCAGGTGCCCGCCACCAGCGGCCTCGAGGAGATCTTCGCGGAGATCTCCCCGATCGAGGACCTCGGCGGTTCCATGTCGCTGTCCTTCCGCGACCACCGGTTCGAGCCCCCGAAGTTCACGGCCGAGGAGTGCAAGGAGAAGGACTTCACCTACTCCGCACCGCTCTTCGTCACCGCGGAGTTCGTCAACTACACGACCGGCGAGATCAAGTCGCAGACGGTGTTCATGGGCGACTTCCCGCTCATGACCGACCGCGGCACGTTCGTCATCAACGGGACCGAACGTGTGGTCGTCTCCCAGCTCGTGCGCTCCCCGGGCGTCTACTTCGAGCGGGTGGCGGACAAGACCTCGGACAAGGACGTCTTCACCACGAAGGTGATCCCGAGCCGCGGCGCCTGGCTGGAGTTCGAGATCGACAAGCGCGACGCCGTCGGTGTGCGCATCGACCGTAAGCGCAAGCAGTCCATCACCGTCTTCCTCAAGGCGCTCGGGATGACCGAGAGTGAGATCCGCGAGGAGTTCGCCGACTTCCCGGTGGTCCTGGAGACCCTGGAGAAGGATGCCCCGTCCACCCAGGACGAGGCGCTGTTGGACATCTACCGCAAGATCCGTCCGGGCGAGCCGCCCACGGTGGAGGCCGGTCAGGCGCTGCTGGAGAACTTCTACTTCAACCCCAAGCGCTACGACCTGGCCAAGGTGGGTCGCTACAAGCTGAACAAGAAGCTGGGCCGGCACGCCGAGCTCGCGGAGTCCGTCCTGAGCCTGGCCGACATCGTGGCCTCGGTGAAGTACCTGGCCGCGCTCCACCAGGGGCAGACCTCCTACGCGCTGGGCGACGGCGAGGACGAGGTCCGCGTCGAGACCGACGACATCGACCACTTCGGCAACCGGCGTATCCGCGCCGTGGGCGAGCTCATCCAGAACCAGGTCCGCACGGGCCTGTCCCGGATGGAGCGCGTGGTCCGCGAGCGGATGACGACGCAGGACGTCGAGGCGATCACGCCGCAGACCCTGATCAACATCCGCCCGGTCGTGGCCTCCATCAAGGAGTTCTTCGGCACGAGCCAGCTCTCGCAGTTCATGGACCAGAACAACCCGCTCGCGGGTCTGACCCACAAGCGGCGACTCTCGGCCCTGGGCCCGGGTGGTCTCTCCCGTGACCGCGCCAGCATGGAGGTGCGAGACGTCCACCCCTCGCACTACGGCCGGATGTGCCCGATCGAGACCCCCGAGGGTCCGAACATCGGTCTGATCGGCTCCCTCGCGACCTACGCGCGCATCAACCCGTTCGGCTTCGTGGAGACGCCCTACCGCAAGGTCGTGGACGGTCTGGTCACCGACGAGGTGGTCTACCTGACGGCCGACGACGAGGACCGTCACGTCATCGCGCAGGCCAACGCGCCGCTCACGGAGGACTTCCACTTCGCCGACGAGCGCGTCCTTGTGCGCGCCGGCGGTGAGGAGGCGGTGCTGGCACCGGCCGGCGACGTCGACTTCATGGACGTGTCCCCGCGCCAGATGGTGTCGGTGGCCACGGCGATGATCCCGTTCCTCGAGCACGATGACGCCAACCGAGCCCTCATGGGTGCGAACATGCAGCGCCAGGCGGTGCCGCTGGTGCGCTCCGAGGCCCCGTTCGTGGGAACCGGGATGGAGCGCCGTGCCGCGGTGGACGCCGGCGACGTGATCGTGGCCACCAAGCCGGGTGTGGTGACCGAGGTCTCGGCCGATGCGATCGTGGTGGAGCAGGACGACGCGACCACGTTCACCTACCGGGTGGCGAAGTTCCAGCGTTCCAACCAGGGCACCTCCTACAACCAGCGCGTGCTGGTGGACGAGGGGCAGCGGGTCGAGGTCGGTTCCGTGCTGGCCGATGGTCCCGCCACCGACGAGGGGGAGCTCGCCCTCGGACGCAACCTGCTCGTGGGCTTCATGTCCTGGGAGGGTCACAACTACGAGGACGCGATCATCCTCTCCCAGCGCCTCGTCTCGGAGGACGTCCTCTCCTCGATCCACATCGAGGAGCACGAGGTCGACGCCCGCGACACGAAGCTGGGTCCGGAGGAGATCACGCGGGACATCCCGAACGTCTCTGACGAGGTCCTCGCTGACCTGGACGAGCGCGGCATCGTGCGCATCGGCGCCGAGGTCGGCGCCGGCGACGTGCTGGTCGGCAAGGTCACCCCGAAGGGTGAGACGGAGCTGACCCCGGAGGAGCGTCTGCTGCGCGCCATCTTCGGCGAGAAGGCGCGCGAGGTGCGCGACACCTCCCTCAAGGTGCCGCACGGTGAGTCCGGCACGGTCATCGGGGTGCGCGAGTTCAACCGGGAGGACGGCGATGAGCTGCCCCCCGGTGTGAACCAGCTCGTGCGGGTCTACGTGGCCCAGCGCCGCAAGATCACCGATGGTGACAAGCTGGCGGGGCGTCACGGGAACAAGGGCGTGATCTCCAAGATCCTGCCGGTGGAGGACATGCCGTTCCTCGAGGACGGGACGCCGCTGGACGTGGTGCTCAACCCGCTGGGTGTGCCGGGCCGCATGAACGTGGGCCAGGTGCTGGAGACGCACCTCGGGTGGGTCTCCAAGCAGGGCTGGGACGCCGGGATCGAGCAGGCCAAGACGGGCATCCGCCCCGCCTGGGCCGCGAACCTGCCCGACTCCGTGCTGAAGGCCGAGCCGGGGACCCCGGTCGCCACCCCGGTCTTCGACGGTGTGAGTGAGGACGAGCTGGCGGGTCTGCTGGACTCCACGCTGATCAACCGTGACGGCGTGCGGATGATCAACCACACCGGTAAGGCGCGGCTGTTCGACGGTCGTAGCGGTGAGCCGTTCCCGGACCCGATCTCGGTCGGCTACATGTACATCCTGAAGCTGCACCACCTGGTGGACGACAAGATCCACGCCCGCTCCACGGGTCCGTACTCGATGATCACGCAGCAGCCGCTGGGCGGTAAGGCCCAGTTCGGTGGCCAGCGGTTCGGCGAGATGGAGGTATGGGCGCTGGAGGCCTATGGCGCCGCCTACGCGCTCCAGGAGCTGCTGACGATCAAGTCCGACGACGTGCCCGGCCGCGTGAAGGTGTACGAGGCCATCGTCAAGGGTGAGAACATCCCGGAGCCGGGTATCCCGGAGTCGTTCAAGGTGCTCATCAAGGAGATGCAGTCCCTGTGCCTGAACGTCGAGGTGCTCTCGGCCGACGGCACGCTCATCGAGATGCGCGACACCGACGAGGAGGTCTACCGGGCAGCTGAGGAGCTCGGTATCGACCTGTCCCGTCGCCCCGACGCGAGCAGCGTCGACGAGATCTGA